Genomic DNA from Lactuca sativa cultivar Salinas chromosome 8, Lsat_Salinas_v11, whole genome shotgun sequence:
GGTCTGCATATCCAGAATTTTAGATTATGATTTCAATCCTTACAGAATTCCCATGTTTGAATTGTAAAAATGAATCAAGCCTATCATGTTATGAAGTTGATCTTGTTAAGGCTTTATAAAATGTTGCTCCTAAAAAACAAATCCAAATACAAATATTTTATCTGCCAATCTTTGTTATGGTATGGATGTAATACATTGCTTTTTTGTACTTTACTAATGGTAAAAACAGGACAACATCATTAAGTTGTCAGCTGACTTTTCTATTAAGTAAAATGTGAAATCATGGGTATGtcaatttttgtttaaaaaagaCAAAAAGGGAAGTTTATAATATAATAGGATAATACCTCATATGGAACATTTGTTTTAGCCCTGCTATTTCTTCTTCAAACATACTCTTAGGTATAACCTGAAAAAGAATATAAATATGTTGAAACTAAAACAACCAAATCAATAACTAAACGAAAAAAAAGACAATTTTGAGTGGCAATAAGTTTAAATATTTGGGTGATTTAGAAGGTTGTAAGCAAGGTTTTGAAAGCAGTACGGAGACCGAACCGATCGTCTTACCGGTTCGATGGTTCAAGTGGTCCAACTGGTCGGACCGGTTTAAAAACCGGAAAAACCGAATGATgtcataattatataaaaaatacaaaaaatgaaaaaaataaatattttttaaaatgtctAGTTTTGACCAGTTTTACCGGTTCAACTAGACCGATTTTTACCGGTTGACATGAATACCAGTTTTTTGGCAATTAAGAACCGGATTGGGGGACTGGTTCCTGGTTGAACCGGCcagtccggtccggttttcaaaacgtgGGTTGTAAGCACCGAATTACACTTTGAATGATTTTCAACATGTTCAATCATTTGATCGGTTAACGTTTTAGATAAACATAGTAAAAGCCAAACTTAACAGGAAAACTAATATAAGTTACTTTCTACATCTTATAATCAAATAATCGTATATTTCTAACTATTGATATGATCTCATAAATGTATATAACCAACGTAATATAGAATGATAAAACCTACAAATCAGcaaaaaactaaaaattccaaACCAATACCAACAGACAACAGTTTAAATGTTAATCGCATGTGTAACAGAAGGTAACAAACCTACATAGTAGATTCATTCATGTATTACCTTGAACTATCAACAAGATCCCTTCCAAGTGGATTGTAGTGTATTAGCAATTGATGGTTCTCGAAAATTATGAAGGGTAGTTTCGTCTTTTTATATACTATTGAACCTTATTGTTATGTCTACGCCATTACCTGCATACATGGAGAGAAAAGGTATCATAAGTGAGAAGTGGAGGAGGTGTCATGAATAGAGGAAGCGAAAGAGATAACAAACATTCTTCTTCAAAGTTTATAGATGAGTGGCCATCGACATTAAGAGATAATCAATATTCCAATGAATTTTAAGCTGATCCGACACCCCTGCGATTCAAAGAAACACAAACCTATTTCTACTCCAAGTTTCAGTGCTTTGGCCACTATGTAGTCCACCCCCTTGGTGTTAGGAAAAAACCCATTTAACCCCAAATCAATTGGTTCTTACtgaaaaaaaccacaaaaaaagAGAATAAGATAAGAGTttggtgctgtttgttttttctgagacaAAATGTATGCAgcctgcggaccacatctgtagacctctgcgGTAGAAGaagtggaccaaacgtctgcagtctgaaaaaaaagattgtttgtttttttaacatttgcAGGTTATTAAAATAAACTGACAtctaaataaattgattttttttaaacttcaaagtgatttttttatatttttatgactttgttataaataactaacaaatctagatcaacttttatgtattattgtataaaaaataaaataaaaatggtatgaattaacgtatatatttgataaaaaccaacaactttggttgcaaagttataactaaacattataattagggATCAAAGAATCTGATATATAAATGGATgaaaataaacttcgattttttcaattaaatccattaaaaacgtaccataaatattttaccgagaaattgacgatattgtattaaataatgttttacaaaatttggcaaaaaaataaaagaatatattatgattttttttcatctttatataaacaacttcaacaactattattgtaataaatttttatttataaatttgtcaaaaatatcatgtttgtgtcGTCGAATGTATTTTTTTaagtattgtaatttttttttcaaattgtttatcattaataaagttgaaaaaaatataaattaaaaaaaacttaaaaaaaataaagatatatgtgtttttttaggctagaaaatgttagaagactctggtccacatctgcgccaagaagagggcgcgcaTATATTTTTAGatctgcagtcttcaaaaaaacaaacagtctgcgaaaGTTAATGTCTGCGTGTTGTCTGCACGGTGCAGACAGAAATGGTCACACAtatctgcagacaaaaaacaaacaacacctttaTATTTACAGCATCGAAAATGTAAATGGAGAATGAAACCTTTGTGAAATTGTAAAAGGAACGCAAAATTGGAGACAAAGATactgaatttttcaaaaaaaccccTTCATGTATTCTTTTTAACATAATAAATTATGAAATTAGGTCAAGAATCGCACTACCGCACGATGACTGCATTGGCGATTTCTTCATCTTCCTTTACAATATGTTATTGTGCTCCGTTGATCACTATGTTACTAACTCGTAGAGGCGTTTGGagatatattaataataacaaagcAGATAGACGAAGGAGATAATCTAAGCAAGCCGAAGACACAAAAAAGGGCTCTTCAGTGTTGACATCGCCATGTTGGACGAAATAGGAGTACCAGCAGAAGGCTGTAGAAGTTGGTGGGTTATCACTATTGTCCTCCGTCTTCGTTTTTTTGGTGAATGAAAGCGAGCAGAGGGGGGAATCGGTGGAATGATGGAGCGCCAGTGTAAGTTGTTGCTTCTTCTTTCTTCCCTCTCGATCTCCCCTAATCTCCACACCTTCGAATGTTTCTCTGATTATCTGAGCAATGATCCAAAACATTCAAGAAAGGACGGAGATACAGAAGCGAAATGTAACTTCCGTTTGTGTAGATTGAGGGTTTTAGAGATAATGGAGGGTGCAATTTAGGGAGTCGAGAAGAATGCGATGGGGAAGGAGGCGGAATGTGGAATAGATCCGTTCTATTTCTAGAACTCATATCCGACGACGGTAGAGTTGAATGATTGGAGGAAAGGAGCGGAGTAAAGAACAAATGCTggagaaaaaaaattagaaatgGATAGTTGATCGGTGATGGAGCATTGGATTATAGGAGAAACAGTGAGTAGAGAAGAGAAAAGGTCGAATGGCAAACATGTACACAACAGATATCCAGACGCCACCATGTGTACAGGAGGCTCTCAATCTAGAACAGAAAAGAAGCGGTTGCATTGACCAACAAGGACCAAATTGCAATTTGAATAAATTACTGGACCAATTATGATATACAACAAATAGGTGGATCGAAGTTGCCAAAAAACCATCAATTTTACAGTTTCTAACTctgaacattatatatatatatatatatatatatatatatatatatatatatatataataagtacAAAATAAGATTATACCTAAATTTCAATCTTTTATAAATTTTTgataataacaaataatttaaattaattaataattatatttataataacataaaattataaattatattatactGTAAACATTGATATTTTATACAATAagctaaaattttcaaaatagtcAAATAAgtaatttttaaataagttaatcATAATACAAATTTAAGAAACAGTCAAATAAGTAATTTTTAAATCACTTAATCATAACAAGAGTTAAACTAACACCAAATCAAGaattatatttagttttattTACGAATAGATGCCATTAAATGATTTGATTTTTATAGATGTTCATTTTATCACATCGTTCAAATTAAATATACAAATTCAcaaatcaaaataatgtaaatattattattttatagttatTGTCAATGACATAATCATTTTTAATAGCATATAAATGTCaaattttaactatataattttagAGAAAATCCCTCAAAAGCCACCAAGTTTACACGTAAATTCGTTTTTTGTAGTACGTTATACTTTTTCTTAAATTGAAAACTTTATTtaccaatttgttacaattctgactaTTTGATTGGTCAACAAAATTGTAGCTGACTTGACATGATAATGATGTACCAGTTTTGATGACATGACATGATGACGTGTCACTATTTGGTGATATTATATTCTAAGTGTCGAAATTGAAAAAGACAAAACATAGTGACTTTTATTATAGTTATCCAAAATATAgtgattattttttaatatttaagataACAAATATATCTAAAATAAGCTTATTGGCTAAACATACCATTCTCTAGTTAATAAAGTTTGTTACACGCTAATTTTTATACAAGATTTGGATATTTATTTGAGGGTTGCTTTCAACTATATATCACAATGCACTGACTTATACATGTATATAAAATACTACATTGAAGCGTATAAATTGCCTTTAACCATTTTTGGTGggagaaaattacaatttttgtcTACTGAGTTTTaacaagggataatgacttaaaagggtaacatATTATTggttttgtacacatttagtccctgACTTTTTTTTATCCACATTTTACCCTTGAACTTGTTGTTGTGtataaattaagtcattattacCGGTTGCTTCCATATTTACTGACATGGCTACCTATGTGGACACTCATTAAAAGAAAACACTCTTACGTGGATCATCTCTTAGTTCTGTTGATTATAATACGATGCCTAGCCCTAACTTCAGTTTAAAAACATTCGAACCCATACCCAAAATCGAAGAAGAAGATGTCGACTCCCAGTTCATCTGGTTCCATCGCAAAGAAAGAGGAGCTATGTGATTGTCAACTCCCAGTTCGAATATGCTCATCCAAGACTAAAGACAACCCTAACAAAAAGTTCAAAGTTTGCCCTAATTCTCTGGTATGTCGATCTTGATTTCCCTCAGTACTTTTGATTTTCCTTCTAATAAATAAGGATTTTGAGGTTCTTACaatttttatatttgatttcaaaGAAACCAGGTAAAAAGTGTaagtattgggaatggattgatgAACTTGTGACTGGGAATCCAGATTTAAAACAAGAACTTGAAGCAGTTAAAGAGGATGTTGCATGTTTGAAGAAAGAAGTTCAAGAGCTGAAGAATAAAGCACATAGTAATAGGGTTGAAATCAGTTGTAATATTATATGAAAACAGTTTGAATAGAGTTTTATATGATGTATTGAATTGTGGTATATTGAATGTAGGGATAGAATGGTTTATATGGAATGTACtgaataatttatattaaatgtaTTGAATGGAGTTTGCATACTGAATGAAGTGTTACATGGTGAACATTTGATTGTAATTTACATTGAATTTGGCTGCAATTTCAACAGCCAAAAGACAAGGACAATGATAATTGAATTTGTCTGCAATTTCAACAACCAAAAGACAAAAGGACATTGATAGAAACAAATAGGGAATATGATTCCCAGTACACAACTAAAATATGATTCCCATTATGACCTTCTTAATAAACTAATGCATTAATACCAATAAAGATTGAAAAAGACAAAACACAATTGACATAGGATACCATATCCGATTCCATTTAATTAAAGACCATAAAAAGTTGCTAGGTTACAAGCAAGGTTAGTACTGTCAATTACATCAAAAGTTGGCCCAATTGACAAAAGGAAGTCACCATACATAGTGTACTATTACATACttccaaagaaaaagaaaacaagtAACCCTAATCAATTTAAATCTAAAGTAACTGGGTTCTCCTCAGACACTCCTTTGCCATCCTTTCGGAAAACCTGCTTCCTGATTTGTATCTTGTTGATTCTCTCTGTAGGCTTCCTTGCTCTAACACCAAGTCTCCTAGGCACTCTAACACCAAGATTCACAGGCACTTGGTTAACAGGTATTGGAATCACAGGATCTTGGTTAATAGGTACTTCATTCACAGGATCTTCATGCACATGAACTTCATTCACATGATCTTGGTTGACAGGAACTTCATTCACATTCTCCTGATTCACAGGATCTTCATTCACAGGGTCTTGATGGACATGGTCTTGAGTCAAAGGATCTTGATTGACATGCGTTGGAGCACCTGGAGCTGGAGTGCTTGGACCTGCTTGTGAAGGACAGTTTCTTGCATTACTCTTCTTTCTTGCTTTACTTGGACCTGATTCAGAAGGACCCCTCATTGGACATGTAGCTTTGTTGTGTCCAGTTTCATTACAAATTGTACATCTGTGCTGAACACCTGCCCTGCTTATAGTATGCATTGTGTTCCCATTGAGTTCATTTTCTGCTTGGTCTCTTTTTCTTTTCACACATGGCCTACCAGGTAACCTCCTCCTAATAGGAGGTAGTATCTGGTGAAAATCCGACATTTAGGGCCACAAGTTACTATCTTTCAGGGGATGTATGGTGTACTCATAGGCCCTAAGAAATGCATATTTAGTAAACCAATCTGCAACAAATTCCTCTGGATCAAGATTCAAGGAAGATATGGCACATATGGCATGTACACGAGGAATTCCTGTCAATTGCCAACCTCTACATCCACATTCTCTCTTCTCCAAGTCAACATCATACCTTTCATTACATTTCACAACTTCAAATTGCTTGTATCCACTAACATATGATGCCCAGAATCTGTCAATTCAAAAAATTAGTTAGCACTAGCTTGTACAAAAAGTAAGTAAAAGTGTTTGTAACAACTAACCTTCTCAACTTCTTTAGTTTACCAAGTTTACTTCTGATACTTGGACAAATTGCTAGATCCCAACCCAATCCTTTCCTTTTCTGTATGTACAATCTCTCCATCACAAATACCCTTATGTCCTCCAACATAGTGATCAATGGCTTCTTTCTAGCTTCTTCAATAGCAACATTGAAGCTCTCAGACACACCATTTTCCATTGCATCACATCCTATTCCAACCTTAAAAAAATCCCTTGACCAACAGTTGGGGTCCCTTTTAATGAGATAATCATATGCCCCTACATCAAAGCTCTTGATTTCTTTCATTGCAAGTTCAAATTTTGGAATTGTAGTTGCCTTTACAGCCCTCCAAAAACGTTTAATGTAGCACTTAACCTTAAGCTTTTTATGGAAGTTAGCAAGGATGTGCCTAGCACACAACCTATGCTCAACTTTTGGACATCTTTCTTTCACAGCCTCCATTATACCCTGCATTGATTTGGAATGTTAGTTTATGTAAAAGGtaatttttgtaaaagaaaagtAGTGTATATATGTACCTTGTGTCCATCTGACATCAATGTGATTCCATTACCATTTCCCCCTTCATTTATGTCTTCCATTAGATTGTCCAAGAACCATTTCCAAGTATTTTTGTTTTCAACATTTACTATTGCCCATACTATTGGGTAAATGTTATTGTTTCCATCCCTGCCTACTGCTGAGAGGAGCTCCACTTTATAGATGCCCTTCAGAAAACATCCATCTATCCCAATTACCTTCCTACACCCATCTAACCATCCATCAACCACTCctttaaaactcacataaaacctTTCAAACACCACAGTAGAATTATTTTGGGGCTGCACATACACTTCTACATGAGATCCTGGGTTGGCCCTTTTAATTTCAGCCCCATAATCCCACAGCTTGGAATAATGATCCTTTAAATCACCCTCTTTCACACAATGCAAATCTTTTTGCATTCCTACATTGTCCAACACTAACATTTATGTTGAATAACTTGGATACCATAGCTTTCATCTTCCTCAGACTCATTTTAGGGGGCTCTAGAATATCAGTGACAAATTGTTTCCCTATCCACTTATAGGTAACAATTGACCCAAGTTTGAATGCCCTtgaacaactatggtcttctctaAGGGACtttatttgaaatttttgttcATCTTTCATCCAGGAAGCCCACAGTCTAAAAGGGCATTGTGGTCTTTTTCCTTTACAACACTTTACAAGCAACCTATCCTTGTCATTCTTCTCATAATACAAGTCATATCCATGTGCAACTACATAGTTACTGAGAGATGACTTAAGTTCAGCAGGAGAAGAGAATCTCATACCTAGTTCAGGCTTCATCTTTCTCCATTCCTAAGTATCATCATGCCTAGGGTAGACAGCTAGAAGTTCATTGCctttttcatcttcatcttcaacaacTACTGGACATAACTTGTTCAAAAACTTATCATTATAGGTTCTTTTGAAGATTCTTTTGCTTGATGTAACACATTAATCCTCTTCATGTTCACAGTTCTCATCATCTGCCAAAACAGAGTCGACATCTTCTTCTTAATACACAAGTTCTTCATTGTCTGGTTCTTCTTTCCGAATCCACTCAAATCGAGGTTCATTATCATGGTCAATATACACATCCACATGTCTGTTAGCATTTGCAACCTCAAGAAACTCAGAGTAGTCACATTCATTTTGTAGTGTTTGGAGCCCCTCACTCAATCTCACTTCAGGTATATAGTAATACACATGCTTACACTGAAAATCGATAAACTTCTCAACATATTTGATGAAATCGGAGAAACCAAACTCGTTTGCATCTTCATTTAGACGTAGTACTTGTGGAGCAAAATACACTAACGAATTAGGCACAAAAGTACCATTATAGTGTACATCGACTTTTGGAAAAGCTTGATTTTCCTCCATTGAATCAGAATGGTGTTTTGAGAGAAGAGAAGTGTGAGTAATGTGGAACTGATCAAGAACGAATTATGAGAATAAAGACAATATAACCCTAATTGATCTTTGTTCGTAAATGAGGGTGGAAGAGGGTAACTGCCACGTAATTGCCACGTAAACCAGTAAAACACAAAATGGCAGGTTTAACTGGAAGCAACCGgtaataatgacttaatttataCACAACAACAAGTTCAAGGGTAAAATGTGGACAAAAAAAAGTCAgggactaaatgtatacaaaaccAATAATATGTTACCCTTTTAATTCACTATCCCTTTTAACAAATGAATAAACTTTGTTTGTAAATGTGTAATAtaattatatgtttaatataatTGGATGCCACGTTAGAGTAAATATTTGACTTATAATATGTTGGTGATTTAATTACCAAATATATTTTAGTGTAAtggatttaacaagtgttttagtTATAATACAAGTTAGGAGGTGTGGGAGTGCACACTTATATTTACTAAACATTGTTAGTACCGAACCCTGATTTACTGTGTCAAGTCGGGGTTCGGGGCAGCGTCCCGAATTTTTTTTTAGAACAGTACAAGGACTAATCTGTCATTCTTTAGAGATGCAAATTCAAGGACTAATCTGTCATTTCTAAAAGATGTAAACTGTTTTCATTTATTCGTTGAGTGGATAAATCCGGGAAACACAATGACTTCGTTGAaacataaaaaactaaaaaacgctttcttcttcattctctctcaaaATTGATTCTGTGTTTTGTGCCTAAAATCAAAATCGTTTCTTCAGGAATTATCCTAGTTTGAATTTCGTGATACCCAAGACAATTAGGGTCAAAatatcaaacaaggaaaatgtATCACACGATTCCTGTTTGTGATCCAGATTTCCTATAACCCAATTCGAAATTCCCCAACATAATATGAACACTATCAAACTTTAATTAATATAATGATGATAAACATGTGTAAGTAGTTATCGATGACtaaattataaaattttgaatagTTGATTAATCATTAACGACATTTCCcatttttaaatgataataattttagaatttaatataagACAACGATAAATAAGTTAAATTTTAATTGCT
This window encodes:
- the LOC111907628 gene encoding uncharacterized protein LOC111907628 — translated: MLVLDNVGMQKDLHCVKEGDLKDHYSKLWDYGAEIKRANPGSHVEVYVQPQNNSTVVFERFYVSFKGVVDGWLDGCRKVIGIDGCFLKGIYKVELLSAVGRDGNNNIYPIVWAIVNVENKNTWKWFLDNLMEDINEGGNGNGITLMSDGHKGIMEAVKERCPKVEHRLCARHILANFHKKLKVKCYIKRFWRAVKATTIPKFELAMKEIKSFDVGAYDYLIKRDPNCWSRDFFKVGIGCDAMENGVSESFNVAIEEARKKPLITMLEDIRVFVMERLYIQKRKGLGWDLAICPSIRSKLGKLKKLRRFWASYVSGYKQFEVVKCNERYDVDLEKRECGCRGWQLTGIPRVHAICAISSLNLDPEEFVADWFTKYAFLRAYEYTIHPLKDSNLWP